The DNA sequence tgtttttgagtttactcaagCTTGTGGAATATCCACTGGAACGCCAGTGCGGATCAGAGGGGTCACTGTTGGAAATGTTATCCGTGTTAACTCTTCCTTGAAAAGTATCGAAGCTATTGTTGAGGTATGCCTCAGTGACATAATATTCCTTTATCTTTTGAAGTGGAAACACAACATTGTTTAACAATGAGATTACTATGTTTGTAGGTTGAAGATGATAAAACTATGATACCTCGAAATTCACTGATTGAGGTAAATCAGTCAGGTCTTCTCATGGAAACGAGAATTGACATTACACCTAGAGATCCAATTCCTAATATTTCAGTTGGGCCTCTTCATCCTGAATGTGACAAAGAAGGTGTAATTGTATGTGATAGGCAAAAGATGAAGGGATTTCAAGGGGTAAGTTTAGATGAATTGGTAGGCATATTCACCCGTCTGGGACGTGAAGTGGAGGAGATTGGTATTGCGAACACCTATTCACTTGCTGAGCGTGTTGCTTCTGTTATAGAAGAGGCAAAGCCACTGCTGAAAAAGGTGTGATGTGCCCCCTCTTATGTTTCTTGTTTAGTTTTGGTACCATTCAATCCCTTCTTCTTTGTCCTTTCTATTCCTCCCTCGATCCTTTTACTGGGAACCTAAGGTTGTTGAATATAGTTGCTTTGTAGGAGAAAGATATTTAGAACCATTCATTTACTCATAATTTTTTTGCATATGGATTGCTTTATTGAGGGCTGATTGTTCCAGGATTAATTGGGGTCATATGTATTTGCTACAGAATTTAAATCTCAAAGTATTAAGAATTTAATAGTCAGACTTTTGTATGGGACACCTATTAATATGTGGCAGGGTCCTAGAGTATGTGAAAGATACTCCTTTACATGTCACAATGGGAAAATTGCAATAGGAATTCACCTTTTATCAGTGTTCTAAGGCTGCATATTTATTTAATAGAAGTTGAAATAGCCTTCATAATCACTGCATAGGTTTCAAATCAATTAACAATTAGTGCTGGCGTGTAATTACAATCATTTCATGTTTAATTAAAAGAAATTGATTGTGTGTAAATTTCCTGTGCTTTCAGCTATTTAAGAATTTTTACCATTCTCTGTACTTTAAAATTTAGTATTCAAGTCATTATAACTATTGTGGAGCTTTTATGATGAATTTGCGTGTTAAATTTTCTACATTCTTTAGCCGCATTTAATAATGCAAGGTGAATTTAGTTTTACGCAGACATTGGTGGCAGACTATCAGACTCTCAATTCATTCATAAAAGCTCCACAATTTGATGTCATAAGTGATGAGTTTTCAGACTGTCAGACCCCCAATTTGATGAGTTTTCGCAATAAGTTGTCATAAAAGGTGTCTTACTTAAAATTTATTATTCCACCCTCTTTTCGCAGTTAGGTATAAACATGTGTTGACATACTGATCCTGTGTGAgtcttgaaaaagaaaatgtacaTAGCTTGATCCTGTGTTTAACTTCATATGCTTTCTGGTCAATTCCGTCCTTTAGCATGAACCTCTAATATATTGACTGGTTTGCTACTGcctatactttctttttcacAATGGAACCCACATCAATGCATCAGGGGAGCTCTGtaaatacacttttttttttttttttcacttgtgTAGAGTTCTTTTTCGCATAGCGATATAGTCATGCATTAGATTTTTGTCATCTTGGTGACAAAATGGTCAGAAAAGCCATCATATAGAACTTGGAACTCACCTTATAGTTCCTTGTGATAACAGGGTGTTTACTTCTCACTATCAGCTGATTCATTATTTGTATCATAATTTAATGTCCTGCCAGAGTGCATATGGTGTAAAGTGTAAACTGGGTGTTTGCTTCTCACTATCAACTGATTCATCATTTGTATCATACATATAATATGTCCTCATGCACAAGTGAATGGCTCTGATGTAGTGATGCCTCAGATCCAAGCCATGGCTGAAGATGTTCAACCTTTGTTGGCTGAGGTTCATGATAGTGGTCTGCTAAAGGAAGTTGAGACTTTGACCAAAAGCCTTGCACAAGCCTCGGAAGATTTGAGGTAAATTATCTCAATCTAGTTATTTCACATGGTACTATACTCACTTACTGGAAATATGAACAACATTTCTGCGAACATTCTACAGAGAGTTATGAGTATTGGCCGGATGGTTTATTTTTAATATTGTTTGGCTACTTGGCAATTTCTTTGTATACAACAGATGGCTGTTATCTTCAAGTTCTACTGTACATTCTAGATCCACCATTTACCAGCTTCTGTAGTCCTTAAAGCAGTTCAGTCTGATCCCCCTACCATTCACCTTCTTGCCTGCCACAGCTGATTCATTATTATGCTATCTTTGTTACCACTGTTGTGCCATGCTATTCACTCGTAGCACTCACACTACTTGCCTATGAGTTCAATAACATGTTTCCTTCAAC is a window from the Rosa chinensis cultivar Old Blush chromosome 2, RchiOBHm-V2, whole genome shotgun sequence genome containing:
- the LOC112187894 gene encoding protein TRIGALACTOSYLDIACYLGLYCEROL 2, chloroplastic isoform X3, which encodes MIGNSLAQVSTCPTMLSLSRFSSNGLPYLPPRSTKLTQIRATSANTGHSQPQSSSKRERNILAVVLDAPRTLWRQTLRPLSDFGFGRRSIWEGGVGLFLVSGAVLLALTLAWLRGYQLRSRFRKYLAVFEFTQACGISTGTPVRIRGVTVGNVIRVNSSLKSIEAIVEVEDDKTMIPRNSLIEVNQSGLLMETRIDITPRDPIPNISVGPLHPECDKEGVIVCDRQKMKGFQGVSLDELVGIFTRLGREVEEIGIANTYSLAERVASVIEEAKPLLKK
- the LOC112187894 gene encoding protein TRIGALACTOSYLDIACYLGLYCEROL 2, chloroplastic isoform X1, with product MIGNSLAQVSTCPTMLSLSRFSSNGLPYLPPRSTKLTQIRATSANTGHSQPQSSSKRERNILAVVLDAPRTLWRQTLRPLSDFGFGRRSIWEGGVGLFLVSGAVLLALTLAWLRGYQLRSRFRKYLAVFEFTQACGISTGTPVRIRGVTVGNVIRVNSSLKSIEAIVEVEDDKTMIPRNSLIEVNQSGLLMETRIDITPRDPIPNISVGPLHPECDKEGVIVCDRQKMKGFQGVSLDELVGIFTRLGREVEEIGIANTYSLAERVASVIEEAKPLLKKIQAMAEDVQPLLAEVHDSGLLKEVETLTKSLAQASEDLRRVHSSIMTPENTELIQKSIYTLIFTMKNIENISSDILGFTGDEATRKNLKLLIKSLSRLL
- the LOC112187894 gene encoding protein TRIGALACTOSYLDIACYLGLYCEROL 2, chloroplastic isoform X2, with translation MIGNSLAQVSTCPTMLSLSRFSSNGLPYLPPRSTKLTQIRATSANTGHSQPQSSSKRERNILAVVLDAPRTLWRQTLRPLSDFGFGRRSIWEGGVGLFLVSGAVLLALTLAWLRGYQLRSRFRKYLAVFEFTQACGISTGTPVRIRGVTVGNVIRVNSSLKSIEAIVEVEDDKTMIPRNSLIEVNQSGLLMETRIDITPRDPIPNISVGPLHPECDKEGVIVCDRQKMKGFQGVSLDELVGIFTRLGREVEEIGIANTYSLAERVASVIEEAKPLLKKGVYFSLSADSLFVS